Part of the Diceros bicornis minor isolate mBicDic1 chromosome 2, mDicBic1.mat.cur, whole genome shotgun sequence genome is shown below.
CTGGGAAAGGATATTTGCAACATTTCTATCCATCAAAGAGTTATCAAAGGAAATCATACAAGAGAATGATGGGAATCCAATAGAAAAACAGGCCAAGGACAAGATCAGTCAATTACACAGAGACACCAAATGGCCAAGATGCAATAATAACAAGAGCTCAAAAACACATAGTAGTACTAGGACCAGGCGTCCTTCCAAAGGCTTCACCTGCATGAATCCTCACACCAGCTCAATGAAGGAGGAACAATGTCACTGTCTGCACTTTactcagcaggaaacagacacaaagaagctgaaagacttgcccaagttcacacagccagAAGGGGTCTGTTTCAAGATTGGAGCCCACATACTCACACTTAAGAATCACACTTAGCTCAAGTCTCTAGtcagaaatgcacattaaaacagCAAGGTGACATCACTTTATATCTTTCAGTTCAGGAAAAATTAGGAAGTGATTGACAGAGGTTAGACTGGTGCTACCACTGTGGAGAGCAATCTATTAGGATTTAGTGGCATAGAGGAGCCATCTGTCCTATGACTCAACAAGCCACCCCAGCATGTATCCCCTGGAGATTGCCTCCCACTGCtgcacagagacacagaggaagATGCTCCTCACAGCATTGTCTGCTGTAGAGAATCATTGGAGGTGACTTGGAAATTAATTCATcagtggagaagagaggagaaaaacagGTTATGCTGGGTCATGAGTACACATCGAGTCATTATCTGTAatcaaattttttatatatttaaacattttcataataaaaagagcTTTTATGAAGTTGTgcaggaaaagaaagggaatctGAGTGTGCTCCATAGCATGGCTATCAGCAGCACTCACACAGTCATGATAATGTAAACCCTGAATCGTGATCAGACCTAAATTGCAAATAACCTCATGGGAAGAtgaagggagaaaaagggggcTTGTTGgggtgatgaataaatgaaaagcaataagatatattgaaGTATATGAGGAAGCTATTTGGTTTAAAATtgatttggggggccagcccagtggcgtagcggttaagttcgcatggtccacttcggtggcccagggttcgtgggtttgcatcccgggtgcaggctatgcaccgcttatcaagccatgctgtggcggtgtcccatataaagtagaggaatatgggcacggatgttagcccagagccaatcttcctcagcaaaaagaagaggattggcaacagacattagctcagggctaatcttcctcaaaaaactcaTTTGGCCTGACCTggtttttccagaaaggcctgacaTGACATGGCCTAtggagcatgcattgtacatctgctttaaacatttacaatgtcccaaagcagagaatgatgcccttaaagatacaGATGTTGCCTCCCTACATATCAGTATTTCTTTATagataagcatttcttcccagacactaaggattaattactaacctactgtgctcatcttgtgaccactgatctgctgtgCTGGCAAAGCATCTTGTAACTGTGGTAGAAAggatattcctgtcatatttgATGCATGTTCcttgttccaagacagtatacaaccactgtgtacaccccaCATCTTagagtgcttccttccttggAGAGGGAAGCTCCCGGGATATAGTCCTCAAAACTGGCTTATATAGTAAACTCACCcccattttgatttatagattgattacagAATACTTGTGTCAACAGGGGAGAGGCAGAAAGCTAAATCTTCATCTTCCTTGGTGAGAAGTTGATAGATAACACCTTGAAATGAAGAGACCACATCAGCATGTTACGGAGATCTGGAGGGAGCTATCCACAGCGTCGGTTAAGAGAAGTGAAGGTGGCTGGGAAACGGCAATGGGGACATCCAGAAGATGGCTGGTTTGGGAAGCAAGCCTGAATAACTAATTGACTCTTTAAAATAtgaccactgccaccaccagagGAGTCTACAGTGGTGGGGACACTATCTCCTAAATAATGACTTATGTTTGCAAAATTCCTCCAGCCCACTAAGTTTCAGACACAGCACAGAAGggcttattttgttttaaggaaCATATATTGTCTTGATAAGCACCACTAAATAGCTACAGAAGGACAGAGAGTTACACCAGCTGAAGGGAGGGAGTAGAAATTGGCTGACGTACCACCATCCTGACCCTTCCTTGGCCCTTTCTGCTCACCCTCCATACTCACCCGTCCCCATTAAAAGAAGGACTTTCCCACCCACTGAGGAAGATCACCATGCCAGAGAAAGCAGGAGGGCCCAGGGAGCAGACTGAGCCCATGCTCCTTCTTCTGCACTGCATAAGCTGCTCTCCTCAGTGGCTGATAAGAGGATAGTCCTGTGGGTGGGCCAGACTGGAGATCACTCTTGGGACGGGACAGACTCACAGGGACTGTAGTTCCACTAAGGACTCTGGTCCATCTCTGGCAGGAGGGAAACGGGCAGGTGTTTCCTCATTATGCAATGACTTTGAGCCTGGAGAAGGCAACCTGGTCCCTGGGTCATAGTTGCCCTTGTGACATCATGGTTATCTTCTCCTCCACCGCCCTTCCTGCCTCTGCCAGGCCATTGGAGCTGGGACCAGAAGAGGTGTTAACACCTGAACCACTGCCCCAAAACCATGGGCAGTAAATGCTGTGTAAGACTTAGTCAGACACCCCCTCCCTGGGGGTGGGGTGTTGCCCCATGGAGGAGGGAAGCACCAGAAGACTTCAAAGGACCCAGGGAAAGAATGgggagctggggctgtggggactTTGCACAGAGGTTGATCCTCACTCATGCTTTCTCTGTACATTCTGATTGCAGAAGTCTGATCCAGATTATGATGcactagagagagagaggcagaaggtaGGTGGGGCCCAGGAGCACGAGAGAACCGTAAATCATTGACTCTCTGACCCAGAGTCCTTGGAAATGGAGGATCCATCTCTGGTTCCACAGGAGTCAGTTCAGTGTTGCTTTTCTGTCTCCATAAATTCCCTCCCTATTCTGGGTGATCTGTGTTAAGTATGGAGAGAATAACAGAGAGACGAGGAGTCAGGATGCAAACAGGCCACATGGAAGTTAGGGCACAGAACAGTGGGAACTGGAAAGCTGGAGAAGGGGCAGCTTGGGCTAGAAGGATATAGGGGTGACTGAGAGGTAGTAGTGGAAGCCAAAAGAAGTGAGGTGAAGGGAAAACCCCAAGGGGCTGTGGCATGGCATGAGGCATCAGGAGGCAGCATCACAGGCTTTTGAGCTGAGATGCAAGCCGTAAATGCAGAGGTTCATCCTCATGAAGACCCTTTGGCTCCTCACACCCATGCCGGGTCTTCTGGATCAGAAAGTTCCACTGGTTCCACGAACCTGTGAAGACCAAAGGGCAAGcataccccattttatagacaaggacaGTGTGACTCAGAGGGTGAGCAGATGTGTACGTGGCCACAGACAGGAAAGAAGTAGAGGAAAAACCCCACCCAGGTCTCCTGGGTCCTGAGAACCATCAGGGAAAAGGCTGATTGTTAAGAGAGAAGATCAGAGCTTCTTTGTGGCAGACACCAGAGCTGTGGTTGAAGGTGACAAATTCACTTAGAGTTTTCTCCTTTGCTTGGTTAGTTGCTTCTTGCAAAACAACGCCAGAGAGCAAGAGTCAATGCAGCTGGGAAGATCCAGGCCTGGTGGCGTGGCACCCTGGTGCGTAGGACGCTGCTAGTAGCTGCCCTCAGGGCCTGGATGATTCAGATCTGGTGGAGAACTCTCACATGGAGATGTGTGCGTAAGAAGCAG
Proteins encoded:
- the IQCF3 gene encoding IQ domain-containing protein F3, with translation MGSKCCKSDPDYDALERERQKLLLAKQRQRARVNAAGKIQAWWRGTLVRRTLLVAALRAWMIQIWWRTLTWRCVRKKQQALLKTYVIQEQAAVKLQSWVRMWQCHQHYCQMCNAVCILQAPKSCFDFQTNDVLQPQYKGASNQLEFHIEILSV